One genomic segment of Mycolicibacterium chubuense NBB4 includes these proteins:
- a CDS encoding acyl-CoA dehydrogenase: MGHYRSNVRDLEFNLFETLALDKALATGAFGDLDIGSVRDMLHEAAKLAEGPVAEAFAETDRHPPSFDPAAHTVSIPEPFKKAFRAWHDGEWYRVGMSADIGGVPAPSMVEWAINELVLGAQPAAFLYSAGPKMADILNAIGNEQQRHWASLMIERNWGATMVLTEPDAGSDVGAGRTKAIPQPDGTWHIDGVKRFITNGDADDLFENIVHVALARPEGAGPGTKGLSLFIVPKFHFDPQTGELGERNGVFVTGLEHKMGLKASATCELTFGQHGVPAVGWLVNDTHNGIAQMFRVIEYARMMVGTKAIATLSTGYLNALEYAKTRVQGADLTQMTDKSAPRVTILHHPDVRRALLTQKAYAEGLRALYLYTAAHQDPTVAGIVSGADASMAGRVNDLLLPLVKGVGSERAYQHLTEALQTFGGSGFLQDYPVEQYIRDAKIDSLYEGTTAIQAQDFFFRKIARDQGGALLHVVTQIRKFLDEGSTHPELEEGRARLAVAVSEVQEMVATMTQFLVDSQQNPRELYRLGLQSVPFLLAVGDLLLGWLLLAQADVALTALDGEVSDRDRNFYAGKVVTAKFFAKNMLPPLTSQRAVLQAVDLTAMDLDEAAF, translated from the coding sequence ATGGGGCACTACCGGAGCAACGTCCGCGATCTCGAGTTCAACCTCTTCGAGACCCTCGCGCTGGACAAGGCGCTGGCCACCGGCGCCTTCGGTGATCTCGACATCGGCTCGGTGCGCGACATGCTGCACGAGGCGGCCAAGCTGGCCGAGGGGCCGGTGGCCGAGGCGTTCGCCGAAACCGACCGGCACCCACCGTCTTTCGACCCCGCCGCGCACACGGTGAGCATCCCCGAACCCTTTAAGAAGGCCTTCCGGGCCTGGCACGACGGCGAGTGGTACCGCGTGGGCATGTCCGCCGACATCGGCGGGGTGCCCGCGCCCTCGATGGTGGAGTGGGCGATCAACGAGCTGGTGCTCGGGGCGCAGCCGGCCGCCTTCCTGTACTCGGCGGGGCCCAAGATGGCCGACATCCTCAATGCCATCGGCAACGAGCAGCAGCGGCACTGGGCCTCGTTGATGATCGAGCGCAACTGGGGCGCGACGATGGTCCTCACCGAGCCCGACGCCGGCTCGGACGTCGGCGCCGGCCGCACCAAGGCGATCCCGCAGCCCGACGGGACCTGGCACATCGACGGCGTCAAACGCTTCATCACCAACGGCGACGCGGACGACCTGTTCGAGAACATCGTGCACGTGGCCCTGGCCCGCCCCGAAGGCGCGGGCCCGGGCACCAAGGGGCTGAGCCTGTTCATCGTCCCGAAGTTCCACTTCGACCCGCAGACGGGCGAGCTCGGCGAGCGCAACGGCGTGTTCGTCACCGGGCTCGAGCACAAGATGGGGCTCAAGGCGTCCGCGACGTGCGAGCTGACGTTCGGTCAGCACGGTGTCCCGGCGGTCGGCTGGCTGGTCAACGACACCCACAACGGCATCGCCCAGATGTTCAGGGTGATCGAGTACGCGCGAATGATGGTGGGCACCAAGGCGATCGCCACGCTGTCCACGGGCTACCTGAACGCGCTCGAATACGCGAAGACCCGCGTGCAGGGGGCCGACCTGACGCAGATGACGGACAAGTCCGCACCGCGGGTCACCATCCTGCACCACCCCGACGTGCGTCGGGCGCTGCTGACCCAGAAGGCCTACGCCGAGGGACTGCGCGCGCTGTACCTCTACACCGCGGCGCATCAGGACCCGACGGTCGCCGGCATCGTCTCGGGCGCGGACGCCTCGATGGCCGGCCGGGTCAACGACCTGCTGCTGCCGCTGGTCAAGGGCGTCGGTTCCGAACGCGCGTACCAGCACCTGACCGAGGCGCTGCAGACGTTCGGCGGATCGGGCTTCCTGCAGGACTATCCGGTCGAGCAGTACATCCGCGACGCCAAGATCGACTCGCTCTACGAGGGCACCACCGCGATCCAGGCGCAGGACTTCTTCTTCCGCAAGATCGCCCGCGACCAGGGCGGCGCGCTGCTGCACGTCGTCACCCAGATCCGGAAGTTCCTCGACGAGGGCTCGACGCATCCCGAGCTGGAGGAGGGGCGTGCGCGGCTGGCCGTGGCCGTCTCGGAGGTCCAGGAGATGGTCGCGACGATGACGCAGTTCCTGGTCGACTCGCAGCAGAATCCGCGCGAGCTGTATCGCCTTGGGCTGCAGTCGGTTCCGTTCCTGCTCGCGGTCGGTGACCTGCTGCTGGGGTGGCTGCTGCTGGCCCAGGCCGACGTGGCGCTGACGGCCCTCGACGGTGAGGTCAGCGACCGGGATCGCAACTTCTATGCGGGGAAGGTCGTCACGGCCAAGTTCTTCGCCAAGAACATGCTGCCCCCGCTGACCTCACAGCGTGCGGTGCTGCAGGCGGTCGACCTGACGGCGATGGACCTCGACGAGGCCGCCTTCTAG
- a CDS encoding YybH family protein, which yields MTDDTEIRAVIDRWIASIQACDLDGVTAAHTEDIVLFDVPIPYDGLRGIEQYRASWPDLFAYLRSGAVLELVELDVTAGDTVAFARGLMRLGTPEDIAADPDKRLRTTIGLRKVGGEWLIAHEHHSLPQT from the coding sequence ATGACCGACGACACAGAGATCCGCGCAGTCATCGACCGGTGGATCGCTTCGATTCAGGCGTGTGACCTCGACGGCGTGACCGCCGCCCACACCGAGGACATCGTGCTGTTCGACGTGCCGATCCCGTATGACGGGCTGCGGGGCATCGAGCAGTACCGCGCCAGCTGGCCCGACCTCTTCGCCTATCTGCGCAGCGGAGCCGTTCTCGAGCTGGTCGAGCTCGACGTGACCGCCGGCGACACCGTCGCCTTCGCGCGCGGCCTCATGCGTCTGGGGACGCCGGAGGACATCGCCGCCGACCCGGACAAGCGGCTGCGGACCACGATCGGGTTACGCAAGGTCGGCGGCGAGTGGCTGATCGCCCACGAGCATCACTCGCTGCCGCAGACCTGA
- a CDS encoding aldehyde dehydrogenase: MTQSTAYRTQWDKLFIGGKWVEPATSDVIEVHSPATGELVGKVPLASAADVDAACAAARKAFDEGPWPQMSPAERAEILGRAVKILEERADELKFLLAAETGQPPTIVDMMQYGAAMSAFQFFAGAADKFAWKEIRDGIYGQTLVVREPIGVVGAVTAWNVPFFLAANKLGPALLAGCTIVLKPAAETPLSVFAMAEAFAEAGLPEGVLSIVPGGPETGRALTANPELDKFTFTGSSAVGKEIAKIAAEKLKPCTLELGGKSAAIICEDADLDSTLPMLVFSGLMNSGQACVGQTRILAPRSRYDEVVEKLSAAVSGMLPGLPTDAAAMIGPLISEKQRERVEGYIKKGVEEGARVVVGGERPEGLDSGWYVQPTVFADVDNSMTIAQEEIFGPVLAVIPYEDEDDAVRIANDSVYGLAGSVYTTDNDKALQIARKIRTGTYAVNMYAFDPGAPFGGFKNSGIGRENGPEGIEAYCEPKSILLPFGYTPA; this comes from the coding sequence ATGACACAGAGCACTGCCTATCGGACTCAGTGGGACAAGCTGTTCATCGGCGGCAAGTGGGTCGAGCCGGCCACCTCGGACGTGATCGAGGTGCACTCTCCCGCAACCGGCGAGCTGGTGGGCAAGGTCCCGCTCGCCTCGGCCGCCGACGTCGACGCCGCCTGCGCGGCCGCGCGCAAAGCCTTCGACGAGGGCCCGTGGCCGCAGATGTCGCCGGCCGAGCGCGCCGAGATCCTGGGCCGCGCGGTCAAGATCCTCGAGGAGCGCGCCGACGAGCTGAAGTTCCTGCTCGCCGCCGAGACCGGCCAGCCGCCGACGATCGTCGACATGATGCAGTACGGCGCCGCGATGTCGGCGTTCCAGTTCTTCGCCGGGGCCGCGGACAAGTTCGCGTGGAAGGAGATCCGCGACGGCATCTACGGCCAGACGCTGGTCGTTCGGGAGCCGATCGGGGTGGTCGGCGCCGTCACCGCGTGGAACGTGCCGTTCTTCCTGGCCGCCAACAAGCTGGGCCCGGCGCTGCTGGCCGGCTGCACGATCGTGCTCAAGCCCGCCGCCGAGACCCCGCTGTCGGTGTTCGCGATGGCCGAGGCGTTCGCCGAGGCCGGGCTGCCCGAAGGCGTGCTCTCGATCGTGCCCGGCGGCCCGGAGACCGGCCGGGCACTGACCGCCAACCCCGAGCTGGACAAGTTCACGTTCACCGGGTCGTCGGCCGTCGGCAAGGAGATCGCGAAGATCGCGGCCGAGAAGCTCAAGCCGTGCACGCTCGAGCTGGGCGGCAAGTCGGCGGCGATCATCTGTGAGGACGCCGACCTGGACTCGACGCTGCCGATGCTGGTGTTCTCCGGGCTGATGAACTCCGGTCAGGCCTGCGTCGGACAGACCCGCATACTGGCGCCGCGGTCCCGCTACGACGAGGTCGTCGAGAAGTTGTCCGCGGCGGTGTCGGGCATGCTTCCCGGTCTGCCCACCGATGCGGCCGCCATGATCGGCCCGCTGATCAGCGAGAAGCAGCGCGAGCGCGTCGAGGGCTACATCAAGAAGGGCGTCGAGGAGGGTGCCCGCGTCGTGGTCGGTGGTGAGCGCCCCGAGGGGCTGGACAGCGGCTGGTACGTCCAGCCCACGGTGTTCGCCGACGTCGACAACTCGATGACGATCGCCCAGGAGGAGATCTTCGGGCCCGTGCTCGCGGTGATTCCCTACGAGGACGAGGACGACGCGGTACGCATCGCCAACGACTCCGTCTACGGCCTGGCCGGCTCGGTGTACACCACCGACAACGACAAGGCGCTGCAGATCGCCCGCAAGATCCGCACCGGCACGTATGCGGTCAACATGTACGCGTTCGATCCGGGCGCCCCGTTCGGCGGGTTCAAGAACTCGGGCATCGGGCGCGAGAACGGCCCCGAGGGCATCGAGGCCTACTGCGAGCCGAAGAGCATTCTGCTGCCGTTCGGCTACACCCCCGCCTGA
- a CDS encoding class I SAM-dependent methyltransferase, with protein MLATDLLARRATLSRSVRLLSAFRFEQTDPDRFYGALAADTVALVADLWTGATGTGPHGLTLLDVGGGPGYFASAFTDAGVRYIGVEPDPREMHAAAPRTHRRAGSFVRASGTALPFEDASVDVCLSSNVAEHVADPWRLGEEMLRVTRPGGLAILSYTVWLGPFGGHEMGLSHYLGGRRAADRYARKHGHRPKNDYGSSLFAVSAAAGLRWAAGTGALIAAFPRYHPRWAWGLTRVPGLREFAVSNLVLVLQPSLEAGLQQVLLPPDRR; from the coding sequence GTGCTCGCTACCGATCTGTTGGCCCGTCGGGCGACGCTGTCGCGGTCGGTGCGGCTGCTCTCGGCGTTTCGGTTCGAACAGACCGACCCGGACCGCTTCTACGGTGCGCTCGCCGCCGACACCGTCGCGCTGGTCGCAGACCTGTGGACCGGGGCGACGGGCACGGGACCGCACGGGCTGACGCTGCTCGACGTCGGTGGCGGCCCCGGTTACTTCGCGTCGGCGTTCACCGACGCGGGCGTGCGCTACATCGGCGTCGAGCCCGATCCGCGCGAGATGCACGCGGCCGCACCGCGCACGCACCGGCGCGCCGGCTCGTTCGTCCGCGCCTCGGGAACGGCGCTGCCGTTCGAAGACGCCAGCGTCGACGTCTGTCTGTCCTCCAACGTCGCCGAGCACGTCGCCGACCCGTGGCGGCTGGGTGAGGAGATGCTGCGCGTCACCCGGCCCGGCGGGCTGGCGATCCTGTCGTACACGGTGTGGCTGGGCCCGTTCGGCGGTCACGAGATGGGGTTGTCGCACTATCTCGGTGGCCGGCGGGCCGCCGACCGGTACGCACGAAAGCACGGCCACCGGCCGAAGAACGACTACGGCTCGTCGTTGTTCGCGGTGTCGGCGGCCGCAGGCCTGCGCTGGGCCGCGGGCACGGGCGCCCTGATCGCCGCATTCCCCCGCTACCACCCGCGATGGGCCTGGGGATTGACGAGAGTCCCGGGTCTGCGGGAGTTCGCGGTGAGCAATCTGGTGCTGGTGTTGCAGCCGTCCTTAGAGGCGGGACTGCAACAGGTTCTACTTCCGCCGGATCGTCGGTAG
- a CDS encoding glycosyltransferase family 4 protein: MSASPVRSVLLLCWRDTGHPQGGGSETYLQRIGAQLAASGAEVTLRTARYAGALRREVVDGVHVQRAGGRYSVYVLALLAMAAARIGVGPLRRVRPDVVVDTQNGLPFMSRLVYGRKVVVLVHHCHREQWPVAGPVMSRVGWLVESRLSPRIHRRNQYVTVSLPSARDLALLGVDAGRVAVVRNGVDAAPRVTPPAPRSVTPRIVVLSRLVPHKQIEDALDAVARLRPRIPGLHLDVLGDGWWAGRLVEHAERLGIAESVTFHGHVDHSVKHALLQRSWVHVLPSRKEGWGLAVVEAAQHGVPTIGYRSSGGLTDSIVDGVTGVLVDDRDDLVDGLERLLTDEVLREQLGTKAAVRSGEFSWTQSADAMRTVLASVAAGQLTSGVI; this comes from the coding sequence ATGTCTGCCTCGCCCGTCCGCTCCGTGCTGCTGTTGTGCTGGCGCGACACGGGCCATCCGCAGGGCGGCGGCAGCGAGACCTACCTCCAGCGCATCGGGGCCCAGCTGGCCGCGTCCGGCGCTGAGGTCACCCTGCGCACCGCCCGCTATGCAGGGGCACTGCGCCGCGAGGTCGTCGACGGCGTCCACGTCCAGCGCGCGGGGGGACGCTACTCGGTGTACGTGCTGGCGCTGCTGGCGATGGCGGCCGCCAGGATCGGTGTCGGCCCGCTGCGCAGGGTGCGCCCGGACGTCGTCGTCGACACCCAGAACGGGCTGCCGTTCATGTCCCGGCTGGTCTACGGCCGGAAGGTGGTGGTGCTGGTGCATCACTGCCACCGCGAGCAGTGGCCCGTCGCGGGACCGGTGATGAGCCGTGTCGGCTGGCTCGTCGAGTCGCGGCTGTCGCCGCGGATCCACCGGCGCAACCAGTACGTGACGGTGTCGCTGCCGTCGGCGCGGGATCTCGCGCTGCTCGGGGTCGACGCCGGACGGGTCGCGGTGGTCCGCAACGGCGTCGACGCCGCACCCCGGGTGACCCCGCCCGCCCCGCGGTCGGTGACGCCGCGGATCGTCGTGCTGTCCCGGCTGGTGCCGCACAAGCAGATCGAGGACGCTCTCGACGCCGTGGCGCGGCTGCGCCCGCGCATCCCCGGGCTGCATCTCGACGTGCTCGGTGACGGGTGGTGGGCCGGCCGGCTCGTCGAGCACGCCGAACGGCTCGGCATCGCGGAGTCGGTGACGTTCCACGGCCACGTCGACCACTCGGTCAAACATGCTCTGCTGCAACGTAGTTGGGTGCACGTACTGCCGTCCCGCAAGGAGGGGTGGGGGCTCGCGGTCGTCGAGGCCGCTCAGCACGGCGTGCCGACCATCGGCTATCGGTCCTCGGGCGGCCTGACCGACTCCATCGTCGACGGCGTGACCGGTGTGCTCGTCGACGACCGCGACGACCTGGTCGACGGGCTCGAGCGGCTGCTCACCGACGAGGTGCTGCGTGAGCAACTCGGCACCAAGGCGGCGGTGCGCAGCGGTGAGTTCTCCTGGACGCAGAGCGCCGATGCGATGCGCACGGTGCTGGCCTCGGTGGCCGCCGGGCAACTGACCAGCGGGGTCATCTGA
- a CDS encoding oxygenase MpaB family protein, which translates to MSRTRIHVTRRTARWDDEPVRVADAMDFWSFAAGAANVVMQLSRPGVGHGVVESKVDSGNLMKHPWKRARTTFSYLAVAAFGTDADRTAFRAAVDGVHRHVKSGPSSPVRYHAFDRDLQMWVAACLFVGLEDTYQLLRGEMTPEQSEQFYRSGWPLGTTLQVTEDQWPATRADFDRYWDTACEQVAVDDVVRAYLTDLINLRMINPLLALPFRPLLKFLTVGFLAPVFRDALGVTWGPVRQRLFERLFLTVAFVNRFLPPFVRQGASHVLLADVRQRVRRHRELV; encoded by the coding sequence ATGAGCCGCACACGCATTCACGTCACCCGCCGCACCGCACGCTGGGACGACGAACCCGTCCGAGTGGCCGACGCGATGGACTTCTGGTCCTTCGCCGCGGGGGCGGCCAACGTCGTGATGCAACTGTCCCGCCCGGGCGTCGGGCACGGCGTCGTCGAGAGCAAGGTCGACTCGGGCAACCTGATGAAGCACCCGTGGAAGCGGGCGCGCACCACCTTCTCCTACCTCGCCGTCGCCGCCTTCGGGACGGACGCGGACCGGACGGCGTTCCGCGCAGCGGTCGACGGGGTGCACCGCCACGTCAAGTCGGGACCGTCGAGTCCCGTGCGCTACCACGCATTCGACCGTGATCTGCAGATGTGGGTGGCCGCCTGCCTGTTCGTCGGACTCGAGGACACCTACCAGTTGCTGCGCGGGGAGATGACGCCCGAGCAGTCCGAACAGTTCTACCGGTCCGGGTGGCCGCTCGGCACCACGCTGCAGGTCACCGAGGATCAGTGGCCCGCCACGCGCGCCGACTTCGACCGGTACTGGGACACCGCCTGCGAGCAGGTCGCCGTCGACGATGTGGTACGCGCGTACCTGACGGATCTGATCAACCTGCGGATGATCAATCCGCTTCTGGCACTGCCCTTCCGGCCGCTGCTGAAGTTCCTCACCGTGGGGTTTCTGGCGCCCGTCTTCCGCGACGCGCTCGGAGTGACGTGGGGGCCGGTGCGGCAGCGGCTGTTCGAGCGGCTCTTCCTGACCGTGGCGTTCGTCAACAGGTTCCTGCCGCCCTTCGTCCGTCAGGGTGCCAGCCATGTGCTCCTCGCCGACGTCCGCCAACGCGTCCGCCGTCACCGGGAGCTGGTGTGA
- a CDS encoding DUF3068 domain-containing protein: protein MNRAVALRIAACGLMGLGAALLIAALLLTTYTKGKIAKIPLNVDATLVSDGKGTAFDPASLTGDRFVVNQNVPLVMQQQISVESPANADVVTLQVGDTLRRSDQQKDKGLLLAMVDTVTLNRKTAEAVSSESNPGGAVQKPRAIGDQNPPTNIALPHEGLTYRFPFETEKKTYQVFDPIAQKAYDANYSGEEDVNGLTAYKFTQNVGFDNDGKLVEPVKYASLYDDDADSQVTARAALWGLPGDPEAPITMTRYYAAQRTFWVDPVSGTIVKESDRGYHYYARDALKPEMTFVDYTVTTNQQSVESQVAAAFDERDRVALWGRILPITFTALGLITLIGGALLGSFSLRAESLLVDPGLDDTGSQFFGGRDDEGQPVPGAEAKTEKLPAQRPTDLPPDRPV from the coding sequence TTGAACCGCGCAGTTGCGCTGAGGATCGCTGCGTGCGGACTCATGGGACTCGGGGCCGCCCTGCTCATCGCCGCGCTGCTGCTGACCACCTACACCAAGGGCAAGATCGCCAAGATCCCGCTCAACGTGGACGCCACCCTGGTCAGCGACGGCAAAGGCACCGCGTTCGACCCGGCGTCGCTGACCGGTGATCGCTTCGTCGTCAACCAGAACGTCCCGCTGGTGATGCAGCAGCAGATCAGCGTGGAGTCGCCGGCCAACGCCGACGTGGTGACGCTGCAGGTCGGCGACACCCTGCGCCGGTCGGATCAGCAGAAGGACAAGGGCCTGCTGCTGGCGATGGTCGACACCGTGACCCTCAACCGCAAGACCGCCGAGGCCGTCTCCAGCGAGAGCAACCCCGGCGGCGCCGTGCAGAAGCCCCGCGCCATCGGGGACCAGAACCCGCCGACGAACATCGCGCTGCCGCACGAGGGGCTGACGTACCGCTTCCCGTTCGAGACCGAGAAGAAGACGTATCAGGTCTTCGACCCGATCGCGCAGAAGGCCTACGACGCCAACTACTCCGGCGAAGAGGACGTCAACGGGCTGACGGCCTATAAGTTCACCCAGAACGTCGGGTTCGACAACGACGGCAAGCTCGTCGAACCGGTCAAGTACGCGTCGCTGTATGACGACGACGCCGACAGCCAGGTGACGGCGCGCGCGGCACTGTGGGGCCTCCCCGGCGATCCCGAGGCGCCGATCACGATGACGCGCTACTACGCCGCCCAGCGGACCTTCTGGGTCGATCCGGTGTCGGGCACGATCGTCAAGGAGTCCGACCGCGGCTACCACTATTACGCCCGCGACGCGCTCAAGCCCGAGATGACGTTCGTCGACTACACGGTCACCACGAACCAGCAGTCCGTCGAGTCCCAGGTCGCCGCCGCGTTCGACGAGCGCGACCGGGTGGCGCTGTGGGGGCGGATCCTGCCCATCACGTTCACGGCGCTGGGTCTGATCACCCTGATCGGCGGCGCCCTGCTCGGGTCGTTCAGCCTGCGCGCCGAATCGCTGCTGGTCGATCCCGGTCTCGACGACACCGGCAGCCAGTTCTTCGGGGGCCGCGACGACGAAGGCCAGCCGGTGCCGGGCGCGGAGGCCAAGACCGAGAAACTGCCCGCGCAGCGGCCCACCGACCTGCCGCCGGACAGACCGGTCTGA